A genome region from Ralstonia solanacearum K60 includes the following:
- the alr gene encoding alanine racemase yields MPRPIQAVIHGPALANNLQVARRHAPDSRVWAVVKANAYGHGIERVYEGLRQTDGFGLLDLDEAVRLRQLGWQGPVLLLEGFFKPEDLALLEQYRLTTTIHCEEQVRMLELARLKGPVSVQLKINTGMSRLGFAPAAYRAAWERARAISGIGTIVHMTHFSDADGPRGIDHQLAAFEQATQGLPGEASLSNSAATLWHPRAHRDWVRPGVILYGASPTGVATDIEGTGLMPAMTLKSELIAIQDLQPGATIGYGSRFQVEQPMRIGIVACGYADGYPRHAPGWGGDHTPVLVDGVRTRMVGRVSMDMITVDLTEVPGARVGTPVTLWGQGLPIDEVAHAAGTVGYELMCALALRVPVTVEPVGAAEAGETLGKAA; encoded by the coding sequence ATGCCAAGACCCATCCAGGCCGTGATCCACGGCCCCGCACTCGCCAACAATCTCCAGGTGGCCCGCCGCCACGCCCCGGACTCGCGCGTCTGGGCGGTGGTCAAGGCCAACGCCTACGGCCACGGTATCGAGCGTGTCTATGAGGGCTTGCGACAGACCGACGGCTTCGGCCTGCTCGACCTGGACGAGGCCGTCCGGCTGCGCCAACTGGGCTGGCAGGGGCCGGTCCTGCTGCTCGAAGGTTTCTTCAAGCCGGAAGATCTCGCGCTGCTCGAGCAGTACCGCCTGACCACCACCATCCATTGCGAAGAGCAAGTGCGCATGCTGGAACTGGCGCGACTGAAAGGGCCGGTGAGCGTCCAGCTGAAGATCAACACGGGCATGAGCCGCCTGGGCTTTGCGCCCGCCGCGTACCGCGCCGCCTGGGAGCGTGCGCGGGCCATCTCCGGCATCGGCACCATCGTCCACATGACGCACTTTTCTGATGCCGACGGCCCGCGCGGCATCGACCACCAGTTGGCCGCCTTCGAGCAGGCCACGCAAGGGCTGCCCGGCGAGGCGAGCCTGTCCAACTCCGCCGCCACGCTCTGGCACCCGAGGGCGCACCGGGACTGGGTGCGTCCCGGCGTGATCCTGTACGGCGCCTCGCCGACCGGCGTGGCCACCGACATCGAAGGCACCGGCCTGATGCCGGCCATGACGCTCAAGAGCGAGCTGATCGCCATCCAGGACCTGCAGCCGGGCGCGACCATCGGCTACGGTTCGCGCTTCCAGGTCGAGCAGCCGATGCGCATCGGCATCGTCGCGTGCGGCTATGCCGATGGGTATCCGCGCCATGCCCCCGGCTGGGGCGGCGACCACACGCCGGTGCTGGTGGACGGTGTGCGCACGCGCATGGTGGGCCGCGTATCGATGGACATGATCACCGTGGACCTGACCGAGGTGCCCGGCGCCCGGGTCGGCACGCCCGTCACGCTGTGGGGGCAGGGCCTGCCCATCGACGAGGTGGCGCATGCCGCCGGCACGGTCGGCTACGAGCTGATGTGCGCGCTGGCGTTGCGCGTGCCGGTGACGGTCGAGCCGGTCGGCGCGGCCGAGGCCGGCGAGACGCTCGGCAAGGCGGCCTGA
- the lplT gene encoding lysophospholipid transporter LplT, with amino-acid sequence MKKGFYTIMAAQFFSSLADNALLIAAIALLTEMHSPQWMTPLLKLFFVLSYVLLAAFVGAFADSMPKGRVMLITNAIKLAGCGVMLTGLHPLLAYGVVGFGAAAYSPAKYGILTELLPPEKLVAANGWIEGLTVGSIILGTVLGGALISKHISTWLLSIDVPGLEAIDTPAEAAMLVIMVIYLVAALFNLRIPDTGAHYPQQEKNPVRLIAEFADCFNALWRDKLGQISLAVTTLFWGAGATLQFIVLKWAEKSLELNLSQGAILQAVVAVGVAAGAMAAAVKVPLRRSLDVLPVGVAMGALVMLMAFYTKHTIPEVTFHIGQMKLPLYMLIAYAFLMLVGAMSGFFVVPMNALLQHRGHVLLSAGHSIAVQNFNENVSVLLMLCLYALLIKLDVPVGVVIVAFGVFVCVTMALVMRRHRRNERIYHTAALIGEDKHH; translated from the coding sequence ATGAAGAAGGGCTTTTACACCATCATGGCGGCGCAGTTTTTCTCGTCGCTGGCGGACAATGCGCTGCTGATCGCGGCCATCGCCCTTCTGACCGAGATGCACTCGCCGCAGTGGATGACGCCGCTGCTCAAGCTGTTCTTCGTGCTCTCTTACGTGCTGCTGGCCGCCTTCGTCGGCGCCTTCGCCGACTCCATGCCCAAGGGCCGGGTGATGCTCATCACCAACGCCATCAAGCTGGCCGGCTGCGGCGTCATGCTGACCGGCCTGCACCCGCTGCTGGCATACGGCGTGGTCGGCTTCGGCGCGGCGGCCTACTCGCCGGCCAAGTACGGCATCCTGACCGAACTGCTCCCGCCCGAAAAGCTGGTCGCGGCCAACGGCTGGATCGAGGGGCTGACGGTGGGCTCGATCATCCTGGGCACGGTGCTGGGCGGCGCGCTGATCTCCAAGCACATCTCGACCTGGCTGCTGTCGATCGACGTGCCGGGGCTGGAAGCCATCGACACGCCCGCCGAGGCGGCCATGCTCGTCATCATGGTGATTTACCTGGTCGCGGCGCTGTTCAACCTGCGCATTCCCGACACCGGCGCGCACTATCCGCAGCAGGAGAAGAACCCGGTGCGCCTGATCGCCGAGTTCGCCGACTGCTTCAACGCGCTGTGGCGCGACAAGCTGGGCCAGATCTCGCTGGCGGTGACGACGCTGTTCTGGGGCGCCGGCGCCACGCTGCAGTTCATCGTGCTCAAGTGGGCCGAAAAATCGCTGGAGCTGAACCTGTCGCAGGGCGCCATCCTGCAGGCCGTGGTGGCCGTGGGCGTGGCGGCCGGTGCCATGGCCGCCGCGGTGAAGGTGCCGCTGCGCCGCTCGCTCGACGTGCTGCCGGTCGGCGTGGCGATGGGGGCGCTGGTCATGCTGATGGCGTTCTACACCAAGCACACCATCCCCGAGGTCACGTTCCACATCGGCCAGATGAAGCTGCCGCTGTACATGCTGATCGCCTACGCGTTCCTGATGCTGGTCGGCGCCATGTCGGGCTTCTTCGTGGTGCCGATGAACGCACTGCTGCAGCACCGCGGCCACGTGCTGTTGTCGGCGGGCCACTCGATCGCCGTGCAGAACTTCAATGAGAACGTGTCGGTGCTGCTGATGCTGTGCCTGTATGCCCTGCTGATCAAGCTGGACGTGCCGGTGGGCGTGGTGATCGTGGCGTTCGGCGTGTTCGTCTGCGTGACCATGGCGCTGGTGATGCGGCGCCATCGCCGCAACGAGCGGATCTATCACACCGCCGCGCTCATC